One window of the Anoplolepis gracilipes chromosome 9, ASM4749672v1, whole genome shotgun sequence genome contains the following:
- the Atl gene encoding atlastin isoform X4: protein MADRNIVKPRRKRLDDPSGSRLPEKSDRPKEPARPPRTRAQQVVYVTAANNSDFGNVTQRSASAETQQRPTEKAPMTTLDENVNRIPQQHKTSENMDNLGRNDRIDRITPINAQTQDILLDEGRPVQVVLAHPDHTFELDEEALSEILLQDDVKDRNVVVVSVAGAFRKGKSFLLDFFLRYMNSKYTLHDNNDSWLGAEDEPLSGFSWRGGSERDTTGILMWSKVYPATLANGEKIAVILMDTQGAFDSQSTVRDCATVFALSTMLSSVQIYNLSQNIQEDDLQHLQLFTEYGRLALESSDSTPFQRLQFLIRDWVYPYEADYGAEGGKKLLDKRLEISDRQHAELQSLRKHIKSCFSDISCFLMPHPGLEIATNPKFDGRLSEIQSEFKKQLKVLIPMILAPQNLVTKKINGQVVKAKDLLEYFKSYINLYKGDELPEPKSMLVATAEANNLTAVAEAKDLYLQMMENVCGGGKPFLATAHLESEHHHCVDSALRQFQNKRKMGGEEFSQIYMEKLIKDMDESFLQFKAHNESKNIFKAARTPAVFFAIAVTMYISSGIFGLVGLYTIANVCNLIMGIGLLTLVLWAYIRYSGEFREIGTQIDDLANKIWENCTNEKRYLKKPNANRNKYRKVYEATLPTICGEVSVCSSGAGC from the exons ATGGCCGATAGAAATATCGTAAAACCGAGACGAAAGCGGCTGGACGACCCTTCCGGGTCAAGGTTGCCGGAGAAGTCGGACAGGCCAAAGGAACCGGCGAGGCCGCCGAGAACGAGGGCGCAGCAGGTCGTGTATGTGACGGCGGCTAACAATTCTGATTTTGGAAATGTCACCCAACGCAGCGCATCTGCGGAAACGCAGCAGAGACCGA CCGAGAAGGCCCCGATGACGACTCTTGACGAGAACGTGAATCGCATACCACAACAGCATAAGACAAGCGAAAATATGG ATAATCTAGGGAGGAATGATCGAATAGATAGGATCACGCCAATAAACGCACAGACGCAGGACATATTATTGGACGAGGGACGACCTGTCCAAGTAGTACTTGCTCATCCAGATCATACCTTCGAATTAGATGAAGAGGCATTGTCGGAAATTCTTTTACAAGACGACGTGAAAGATAGAAATGTGGTTGTGGTATCTGTTGCAGGTGCCTTCAGGAAAGGCAAAAGTTTCCTTCTCGACTTTTTTCTTCGTTATATGAACAGCAAG TACACGCTACATGATAATAACGATTCTTGGTTGGGCGCCGAAGATGAACCACTGAGTGGTTTTTCATGGAGGGGCGGTTCCGAGAGGGACACCACGGGAATATTGATGTGGTCAAAGGTTTACCCTGCTACCTTGGCGAACGGTGAGAAGATCGCAGTGATTCTTATGGACACCCAAGGCGCGTTCGACAGTCAATCGACAGTGCGGGACTGCGCGACGGTGTTTGCGTTGAGCACAATGCTGTCCTCCGTGCAAATATACAATCTGTCGCAAAACATTCAGGAGGACGATCTTCAGCATTTACAGCTATTCACCGAGTACGGTAGATTGGCGCTGGAGAGTTCTGATAGCACACCCTTTCAGAGACTACAGTTTTTAATCAGGGATTGGGTTTATCCGTATGAGGCTGATTATGGAGCGGAGGGCGGAAAGAAATTGCTCGACAAGAGACTGGAAATCTCCGACAGGCAACACGCGGAACTACAAAGCTTGCGAAAGCACATTAAATCCTGTTTTTCGGATATATCTTGTTTCCTCATGCCGCATCCCGGTCTCGAAATCGCAACGAATCCGAAATTCGATGGTAGATTATCTGAAATACAATCTGAGTTCAAAAAACAGTTAAAAGTACTCATACCAATGATACTGGCGCCACAAAATCTGGTGACTAAGAAGATTAATGGTCAAGTCGTGAAAGCGAAagatctgttagaatatttcaaaagttATATCAATCTTTACAAAGGAGATGAACTTCCTGAACCAAAAAGTATGCTTGTG GCTACCGCAGAAGCTAACAACTTAACAGCTGTAGCTGAAGCTAAAGATTTGTACCTTCAGATGATGGAAAATGTGTGCGGTGGAGGAAAACCGTTTTTAGCGACCGCGCACTTGGAATCAGAACATCATCATTGTGTGGACTCGGCTCTTCGTCAATTccaaaataaacgaaaaatggGTGGAGAAGAATTCagtcaaatatatatggaaaaattGATTAAG gacATGGATGAATCTTTCTTACAATTCAAGGCGCATAACGAAAGTAAAAACATCTTTAAAGCAGCGCGAACGCCAGCAGTGTTTTTCGCGATAGCCGTTACTATGTATATTTCGTCCGGAATATTTGGTCTTGTTGGTTTATATACAATAGCGAATGTATGCAACCTTATTATGGGTATCGGTCTCCTCACTCTTGTTTTATGGGCATATATAAG ATATAGTGGAGAATTCAGAGAAATTGGCACACAAATAGATGACTTAGCCAATAAAATATGGGAAAAT TGTACTAATGAAAAACGATATTTGAAAAAG CCGAATGCTAACAGGAACAAATATCGAAAAG TTTATGAAGCCACTCTACCAACAATTTGTGGAGAAGTCAGTGTCTGTAGCAGTGGCGCAGGCTGCTGA
- the Atl gene encoding atlastin isoform X1, with the protein MADRNIVKPRRKRLDDPSGSRLPEKSDRPKEPARPPRTRAQQVVYVTAANNSDFGNVTQRSASAETQQRPTEKAPMTTLDENVNRIPQQHKTSENMDNLGRNDRIDRITPINAQTQDILLDEGRPVQVVLAHPDHTFELDEEALSEILLQDDVKDRNVVVVSVAGAFRKGKSFLLDFFLRYMNSKYTLHDNNDSWLGAEDEPLSGFSWRGGSERDTTGILMWSKVYPATLANGEKIAVILMDTQGAFDSQSTVRDCATVFALSTMLSSVQIYNLSQNIQEDDLQHLQLFTEYGRLALESSDSTPFQRLQFLIRDWVYPYEADYGAEGGKKLLDKRLEISDRQHAELQSLRKHIKSCFSDISCFLMPHPGLEIATNPKFDGRLSEIQSEFKKQLKVLIPMILAPQNLVTKKINGQVVKAKDLLEYFKSYINLYKGDELPEPKSMLVATAEANNLTAVAEAKDLYLQMMENVCGGGKPFLATAHLESEHHHCVDSALRQFQNKRKMGGEEFSQIYMEKLIKDMDESFLQFKAHNESKNIFKAARTPAVFFAIAVTMYISSGIFGLVGLYTIANVCNLIMGIGLLTLVLWAYIRYSGEFREIGTQIDDLANKIWENCTNEKRYLKKFMKPLYQQFVEKSVSVAVAQAAEIAVTNSTMNAATVTANGKAKLS; encoded by the exons ATGGCCGATAGAAATATCGTAAAACCGAGACGAAAGCGGCTGGACGACCCTTCCGGGTCAAGGTTGCCGGAGAAGTCGGACAGGCCAAAGGAACCGGCGAGGCCGCCGAGAACGAGGGCGCAGCAGGTCGTGTATGTGACGGCGGCTAACAATTCTGATTTTGGAAATGTCACCCAACGCAGCGCATCTGCGGAAACGCAGCAGAGACCGA CCGAGAAGGCCCCGATGACGACTCTTGACGAGAACGTGAATCGCATACCACAACAGCATAAGACAAGCGAAAATATGG ATAATCTAGGGAGGAATGATCGAATAGATAGGATCACGCCAATAAACGCACAGACGCAGGACATATTATTGGACGAGGGACGACCTGTCCAAGTAGTACTTGCTCATCCAGATCATACCTTCGAATTAGATGAAGAGGCATTGTCGGAAATTCTTTTACAAGACGACGTGAAAGATAGAAATGTGGTTGTGGTATCTGTTGCAGGTGCCTTCAGGAAAGGCAAAAGTTTCCTTCTCGACTTTTTTCTTCGTTATATGAACAGCAAG TACACGCTACATGATAATAACGATTCTTGGTTGGGCGCCGAAGATGAACCACTGAGTGGTTTTTCATGGAGGGGCGGTTCCGAGAGGGACACCACGGGAATATTGATGTGGTCAAAGGTTTACCCTGCTACCTTGGCGAACGGTGAGAAGATCGCAGTGATTCTTATGGACACCCAAGGCGCGTTCGACAGTCAATCGACAGTGCGGGACTGCGCGACGGTGTTTGCGTTGAGCACAATGCTGTCCTCCGTGCAAATATACAATCTGTCGCAAAACATTCAGGAGGACGATCTTCAGCATTTACAGCTATTCACCGAGTACGGTAGATTGGCGCTGGAGAGTTCTGATAGCACACCCTTTCAGAGACTACAGTTTTTAATCAGGGATTGGGTTTATCCGTATGAGGCTGATTATGGAGCGGAGGGCGGAAAGAAATTGCTCGACAAGAGACTGGAAATCTCCGACAGGCAACACGCGGAACTACAAAGCTTGCGAAAGCACATTAAATCCTGTTTTTCGGATATATCTTGTTTCCTCATGCCGCATCCCGGTCTCGAAATCGCAACGAATCCGAAATTCGATGGTAGATTATCTGAAATACAATCTGAGTTCAAAAAACAGTTAAAAGTACTCATACCAATGATACTGGCGCCACAAAATCTGGTGACTAAGAAGATTAATGGTCAAGTCGTGAAAGCGAAagatctgttagaatatttcaaaagttATATCAATCTTTACAAAGGAGATGAACTTCCTGAACCAAAAAGTATGCTTGTG GCTACCGCAGAAGCTAACAACTTAACAGCTGTAGCTGAAGCTAAAGATTTGTACCTTCAGATGATGGAAAATGTGTGCGGTGGAGGAAAACCGTTTTTAGCGACCGCGCACTTGGAATCAGAACATCATCATTGTGTGGACTCGGCTCTTCGTCAATTccaaaataaacgaaaaatggGTGGAGAAGAATTCagtcaaatatatatggaaaaattGATTAAG gacATGGATGAATCTTTCTTACAATTCAAGGCGCATAACGAAAGTAAAAACATCTTTAAAGCAGCGCGAACGCCAGCAGTGTTTTTCGCGATAGCCGTTACTATGTATATTTCGTCCGGAATATTTGGTCTTGTTGGTTTATATACAATAGCGAATGTATGCAACCTTATTATGGGTATCGGTCTCCTCACTCTTGTTTTATGGGCATATATAAG ATATAGTGGAGAATTCAGAGAAATTGGCACACAAATAGATGACTTAGCCAATAAAATATGGGAAAAT TGTACTAATGAAAAACGATATTTGAAAAAG TTTATGAAGCCACTCTACCAACAATTTGTGGAGAAGTCAGTGTCTGTAGCAGTGGCGCAGGCTGCTGAAATAGCGGTAACAAATTCAACGATGAATGCCGCCACTGTCACTGCCAATGGCAAGGctaaattatcataa
- the Atl gene encoding atlastin isoform X3, producing the protein MADRNIVKPRRKRLDDPSGSRLPEKSDRPKEPARPPRTRAQQVVYVTAANNSDFGNVTQRSASAETQQRPTEKAPMTTLDENVNRIPQQHKTSENMDNLGRNDRIDRITPINAQTQDILLDEGRPVQVVLAHPDHTFELDEEALSEILLQDDVKDRNVVVVSVAGAFRKGKSFLLDFFLRYMNSKYTLHDNNDSWLGAEDEPLSGFSWRGGSERDTTGILMWSKVYPATLANGEKIAVILMDTQGAFDSQSTVRDCATVFALSTMLSSVQIYNLSQNIQEDDLQHLQLFTEYGRLALESSDSTPFQRLQFLIRDWVYPYEADYGAEGGKKLLDKRLEISDRQHAELQSLRKHIKSCFSDISCFLMPHPGLEIATNPKFDGRLSEIQSEFKKQLKVLIPMILAPQNLVTKKINGQVVKAKDLLEYFKSYINLYKGDELPEPKSMLVATAEANNLTAVAEAKDLYLQMMENVCGGGKPFLATAHLESEHHHCVDSALRQFQNKRKMGGEEFSQIYMEKLIKDMDESFLQFKAHNESKNIFKAARTPAVFFAIAVTMYISSGIFGLVGLYTIANVCNLIMGIGLLTLVLWAYIRYSGEFREIGTQIDDLANKIWENFMKPLYQQFVEKSVSVAVAQAAEIAVTNSTMNAATVTANGKAKLS; encoded by the exons ATGGCCGATAGAAATATCGTAAAACCGAGACGAAAGCGGCTGGACGACCCTTCCGGGTCAAGGTTGCCGGAGAAGTCGGACAGGCCAAAGGAACCGGCGAGGCCGCCGAGAACGAGGGCGCAGCAGGTCGTGTATGTGACGGCGGCTAACAATTCTGATTTTGGAAATGTCACCCAACGCAGCGCATCTGCGGAAACGCAGCAGAGACCGA CCGAGAAGGCCCCGATGACGACTCTTGACGAGAACGTGAATCGCATACCACAACAGCATAAGACAAGCGAAAATATGG ATAATCTAGGGAGGAATGATCGAATAGATAGGATCACGCCAATAAACGCACAGACGCAGGACATATTATTGGACGAGGGACGACCTGTCCAAGTAGTACTTGCTCATCCAGATCATACCTTCGAATTAGATGAAGAGGCATTGTCGGAAATTCTTTTACAAGACGACGTGAAAGATAGAAATGTGGTTGTGGTATCTGTTGCAGGTGCCTTCAGGAAAGGCAAAAGTTTCCTTCTCGACTTTTTTCTTCGTTATATGAACAGCAAG TACACGCTACATGATAATAACGATTCTTGGTTGGGCGCCGAAGATGAACCACTGAGTGGTTTTTCATGGAGGGGCGGTTCCGAGAGGGACACCACGGGAATATTGATGTGGTCAAAGGTTTACCCTGCTACCTTGGCGAACGGTGAGAAGATCGCAGTGATTCTTATGGACACCCAAGGCGCGTTCGACAGTCAATCGACAGTGCGGGACTGCGCGACGGTGTTTGCGTTGAGCACAATGCTGTCCTCCGTGCAAATATACAATCTGTCGCAAAACATTCAGGAGGACGATCTTCAGCATTTACAGCTATTCACCGAGTACGGTAGATTGGCGCTGGAGAGTTCTGATAGCACACCCTTTCAGAGACTACAGTTTTTAATCAGGGATTGGGTTTATCCGTATGAGGCTGATTATGGAGCGGAGGGCGGAAAGAAATTGCTCGACAAGAGACTGGAAATCTCCGACAGGCAACACGCGGAACTACAAAGCTTGCGAAAGCACATTAAATCCTGTTTTTCGGATATATCTTGTTTCCTCATGCCGCATCCCGGTCTCGAAATCGCAACGAATCCGAAATTCGATGGTAGATTATCTGAAATACAATCTGAGTTCAAAAAACAGTTAAAAGTACTCATACCAATGATACTGGCGCCACAAAATCTGGTGACTAAGAAGATTAATGGTCAAGTCGTGAAAGCGAAagatctgttagaatatttcaaaagttATATCAATCTTTACAAAGGAGATGAACTTCCTGAACCAAAAAGTATGCTTGTG GCTACCGCAGAAGCTAACAACTTAACAGCTGTAGCTGAAGCTAAAGATTTGTACCTTCAGATGATGGAAAATGTGTGCGGTGGAGGAAAACCGTTTTTAGCGACCGCGCACTTGGAATCAGAACATCATCATTGTGTGGACTCGGCTCTTCGTCAATTccaaaataaacgaaaaatggGTGGAGAAGAATTCagtcaaatatatatggaaaaattGATTAAG gacATGGATGAATCTTTCTTACAATTCAAGGCGCATAACGAAAGTAAAAACATCTTTAAAGCAGCGCGAACGCCAGCAGTGTTTTTCGCGATAGCCGTTACTATGTATATTTCGTCCGGAATATTTGGTCTTGTTGGTTTATATACAATAGCGAATGTATGCAACCTTATTATGGGTATCGGTCTCCTCACTCTTGTTTTATGGGCATATATAAG ATATAGTGGAGAATTCAGAGAAATTGGCACACAAATAGATGACTTAGCCAATAAAATATGGGAAAAT TTTATGAAGCCACTCTACCAACAATTTGTGGAGAAGTCAGTGTCTGTAGCAGTGGCGCAGGCTGCTGAAATAGCGGTAACAAATTCAACGATGAATGCCGCCACTGTCACTGCCAATGGCAAGGctaaattatcataa
- the Atl gene encoding atlastin isoform X6, translated as MTTLDENVNRIPQQHKTSENMDNLGRNDRIDRITPINAQTQDILLDEGRPVQVVLAHPDHTFELDEEALSEILLQDDVKDRNVVVVSVAGAFRKGKSFLLDFFLRYMNSKYTLHDNNDSWLGAEDEPLSGFSWRGGSERDTTGILMWSKVYPATLANGEKIAVILMDTQGAFDSQSTVRDCATVFALSTMLSSVQIYNLSQNIQEDDLQHLQLFTEYGRLALESSDSTPFQRLQFLIRDWVYPYEADYGAEGGKKLLDKRLEISDRQHAELQSLRKHIKSCFSDISCFLMPHPGLEIATNPKFDGRLSEIQSEFKKQLKVLIPMILAPQNLVTKKINGQVVKAKDLLEYFKSYINLYKGDELPEPKSMLVATAEANNLTAVAEAKDLYLQMMENVCGGGKPFLATAHLESEHHHCVDSALRQFQNKRKMGGEEFSQIYMEKLIKDMDESFLQFKAHNESKNIFKAARTPAVFFAIAVTMYISSGIFGLVGLYTIANVCNLIMGIGLLTLVLWAYIRYSGEFREIGTQIDDLANKIWENCTNEKRYLKKFMKPLYQQFVEKSVSVAVAQAAEIAVTNSTMNAATVTANGKAKLS; from the exons ATGACGACTCTTGACGAGAACGTGAATCGCATACCACAACAGCATAAGACAAGCGAAAATATGG ATAATCTAGGGAGGAATGATCGAATAGATAGGATCACGCCAATAAACGCACAGACGCAGGACATATTATTGGACGAGGGACGACCTGTCCAAGTAGTACTTGCTCATCCAGATCATACCTTCGAATTAGATGAAGAGGCATTGTCGGAAATTCTTTTACAAGACGACGTGAAAGATAGAAATGTGGTTGTGGTATCTGTTGCAGGTGCCTTCAGGAAAGGCAAAAGTTTCCTTCTCGACTTTTTTCTTCGTTATATGAACAGCAAG TACACGCTACATGATAATAACGATTCTTGGTTGGGCGCCGAAGATGAACCACTGAGTGGTTTTTCATGGAGGGGCGGTTCCGAGAGGGACACCACGGGAATATTGATGTGGTCAAAGGTTTACCCTGCTACCTTGGCGAACGGTGAGAAGATCGCAGTGATTCTTATGGACACCCAAGGCGCGTTCGACAGTCAATCGACAGTGCGGGACTGCGCGACGGTGTTTGCGTTGAGCACAATGCTGTCCTCCGTGCAAATATACAATCTGTCGCAAAACATTCAGGAGGACGATCTTCAGCATTTACAGCTATTCACCGAGTACGGTAGATTGGCGCTGGAGAGTTCTGATAGCACACCCTTTCAGAGACTACAGTTTTTAATCAGGGATTGGGTTTATCCGTATGAGGCTGATTATGGAGCGGAGGGCGGAAAGAAATTGCTCGACAAGAGACTGGAAATCTCCGACAGGCAACACGCGGAACTACAAAGCTTGCGAAAGCACATTAAATCCTGTTTTTCGGATATATCTTGTTTCCTCATGCCGCATCCCGGTCTCGAAATCGCAACGAATCCGAAATTCGATGGTAGATTATCTGAAATACAATCTGAGTTCAAAAAACAGTTAAAAGTACTCATACCAATGATACTGGCGCCACAAAATCTGGTGACTAAGAAGATTAATGGTCAAGTCGTGAAAGCGAAagatctgttagaatatttcaaaagttATATCAATCTTTACAAAGGAGATGAACTTCCTGAACCAAAAAGTATGCTTGTG GCTACCGCAGAAGCTAACAACTTAACAGCTGTAGCTGAAGCTAAAGATTTGTACCTTCAGATGATGGAAAATGTGTGCGGTGGAGGAAAACCGTTTTTAGCGACCGCGCACTTGGAATCAGAACATCATCATTGTGTGGACTCGGCTCTTCGTCAATTccaaaataaacgaaaaatggGTGGAGAAGAATTCagtcaaatatatatggaaaaattGATTAAG gacATGGATGAATCTTTCTTACAATTCAAGGCGCATAACGAAAGTAAAAACATCTTTAAAGCAGCGCGAACGCCAGCAGTGTTTTTCGCGATAGCCGTTACTATGTATATTTCGTCCGGAATATTTGGTCTTGTTGGTTTATATACAATAGCGAATGTATGCAACCTTATTATGGGTATCGGTCTCCTCACTCTTGTTTTATGGGCATATATAAG ATATAGTGGAGAATTCAGAGAAATTGGCACACAAATAGATGACTTAGCCAATAAAATATGGGAAAAT TGTACTAATGAAAAACGATATTTGAAAAAG TTTATGAAGCCACTCTACCAACAATTTGTGGAGAAGTCAGTGTCTGTAGCAGTGGCGCAGGCTGCTGAAATAGCGGTAACAAATTCAACGATGAATGCCGCCACTGTCACTGCCAATGGCAAGGctaaattatcataa
- the Atl gene encoding atlastin isoform X5 — MADVGQHKQNGDHGSSYVAEKAPMTTLDENVNRIPQQHKTSENMDNLGRNDRIDRITPINAQTQDILLDEGRPVQVVLAHPDHTFELDEEALSEILLQDDVKDRNVVVVSVAGAFRKGKSFLLDFFLRYMNSKYTLHDNNDSWLGAEDEPLSGFSWRGGSERDTTGILMWSKVYPATLANGEKIAVILMDTQGAFDSQSTVRDCATVFALSTMLSSVQIYNLSQNIQEDDLQHLQLFTEYGRLALESSDSTPFQRLQFLIRDWVYPYEADYGAEGGKKLLDKRLEISDRQHAELQSLRKHIKSCFSDISCFLMPHPGLEIATNPKFDGRLSEIQSEFKKQLKVLIPMILAPQNLVTKKINGQVVKAKDLLEYFKSYINLYKGDELPEPKSMLVATAEANNLTAVAEAKDLYLQMMENVCGGGKPFLATAHLESEHHHCVDSALRQFQNKRKMGGEEFSQIYMEKLIKDMDESFLQFKAHNESKNIFKAARTPAVFFAIAVTMYISSGIFGLVGLYTIANVCNLIMGIGLLTLVLWAYIRYSGEFREIGTQIDDLANKIWENCTNEKRYLKKFMKPLYQQFVEKSVSVAVAQAAEIAVTNSTMNAATVTANGKAKLS, encoded by the exons CCGAGAAGGCCCCGATGACGACTCTTGACGAGAACGTGAATCGCATACCACAACAGCATAAGACAAGCGAAAATATGG ATAATCTAGGGAGGAATGATCGAATAGATAGGATCACGCCAATAAACGCACAGACGCAGGACATATTATTGGACGAGGGACGACCTGTCCAAGTAGTACTTGCTCATCCAGATCATACCTTCGAATTAGATGAAGAGGCATTGTCGGAAATTCTTTTACAAGACGACGTGAAAGATAGAAATGTGGTTGTGGTATCTGTTGCAGGTGCCTTCAGGAAAGGCAAAAGTTTCCTTCTCGACTTTTTTCTTCGTTATATGAACAGCAAG TACACGCTACATGATAATAACGATTCTTGGTTGGGCGCCGAAGATGAACCACTGAGTGGTTTTTCATGGAGGGGCGGTTCCGAGAGGGACACCACGGGAATATTGATGTGGTCAAAGGTTTACCCTGCTACCTTGGCGAACGGTGAGAAGATCGCAGTGATTCTTATGGACACCCAAGGCGCGTTCGACAGTCAATCGACAGTGCGGGACTGCGCGACGGTGTTTGCGTTGAGCACAATGCTGTCCTCCGTGCAAATATACAATCTGTCGCAAAACATTCAGGAGGACGATCTTCAGCATTTACAGCTATTCACCGAGTACGGTAGATTGGCGCTGGAGAGTTCTGATAGCACACCCTTTCAGAGACTACAGTTTTTAATCAGGGATTGGGTTTATCCGTATGAGGCTGATTATGGAGCGGAGGGCGGAAAGAAATTGCTCGACAAGAGACTGGAAATCTCCGACAGGCAACACGCGGAACTACAAAGCTTGCGAAAGCACATTAAATCCTGTTTTTCGGATATATCTTGTTTCCTCATGCCGCATCCCGGTCTCGAAATCGCAACGAATCCGAAATTCGATGGTAGATTATCTGAAATACAATCTGAGTTCAAAAAACAGTTAAAAGTACTCATACCAATGATACTGGCGCCACAAAATCTGGTGACTAAGAAGATTAATGGTCAAGTCGTGAAAGCGAAagatctgttagaatatttcaaaagttATATCAATCTTTACAAAGGAGATGAACTTCCTGAACCAAAAAGTATGCTTGTG GCTACCGCAGAAGCTAACAACTTAACAGCTGTAGCTGAAGCTAAAGATTTGTACCTTCAGATGATGGAAAATGTGTGCGGTGGAGGAAAACCGTTTTTAGCGACCGCGCACTTGGAATCAGAACATCATCATTGTGTGGACTCGGCTCTTCGTCAATTccaaaataaacgaaaaatggGTGGAGAAGAATTCagtcaaatatatatggaaaaattGATTAAG gacATGGATGAATCTTTCTTACAATTCAAGGCGCATAACGAAAGTAAAAACATCTTTAAAGCAGCGCGAACGCCAGCAGTGTTTTTCGCGATAGCCGTTACTATGTATATTTCGTCCGGAATATTTGGTCTTGTTGGTTTATATACAATAGCGAATGTATGCAACCTTATTATGGGTATCGGTCTCCTCACTCTTGTTTTATGGGCATATATAAG ATATAGTGGAGAATTCAGAGAAATTGGCACACAAATAGATGACTTAGCCAATAAAATATGGGAAAAT TGTACTAATGAAAAACGATATTTGAAAAAG TTTATGAAGCCACTCTACCAACAATTTGTGGAGAAGTCAGTGTCTGTAGCAGTGGCGCAGGCTGCTGAAATAGCGGTAACAAATTCAACGATGAATGCCGCCACTGTCACTGCCAATGGCAAGGctaaattatcataa